In one window of Streptomyces sp. NBC_01224 DNA:
- a CDS encoding family 2B encapsulin nanocompartment shell protein has product MSVGEEVQNAPVPPQQSLGTAAARNLATTTKSAPQMQEITSRWLLKMLPWVQVQGGTYRVNRRLSYSVGDGRVTFVQTGDRVAVIPAELGELPALREFGDEEVLGELARRCEQREIAAGQVLAGAGDAADRVFLLAHGKVEKVGTGPYGDETVLGVHADGAYFGDHALIDGDAVWEYTARAVTACTVLTLRRADVLNLAERADSLRTHLAGLLSIPQQRTNKYGEAEIDLSAGHVGEAVVPHTYVDYESAPREYELSVAQTVLKVHSRVADLYNQPMNQTEQQLRLTVEALRERQEHELINNREFGLLNNCDYGQRLQPHDGAPSPDDMDELLSRRRGSKLFLAHPRAIAAFGRECNKRGLVPESVEVGGHHVPAWRGVPIFPSNKIPVTDARTTSIICMRTGEAEQGVIGLQQTGIPDEIEPSLSVRFMGIDEQAIISYLVTAYYSAAILVPDALGVLENVEVSRWR; this is encoded by the coding sequence ATGTCCGTTGGTGAAGAGGTTCAGAACGCCCCGGTGCCGCCGCAGCAGAGCCTGGGCACGGCAGCGGCGCGGAACCTCGCGACGACCACCAAGTCCGCTCCGCAGATGCAGGAGATCACCTCACGGTGGCTGCTGAAGATGCTGCCATGGGTGCAGGTACAGGGTGGCACCTACCGGGTGAACCGCAGGCTGAGCTACTCGGTCGGGGACGGCCGGGTGACCTTCGTGCAGACCGGTGACCGGGTCGCGGTCATCCCCGCCGAGCTGGGAGAGCTACCCGCCCTGCGGGAGTTCGGCGACGAGGAGGTGCTCGGCGAGCTGGCCCGGCGGTGCGAGCAGCGTGAAATCGCCGCAGGCCAGGTATTGGCCGGCGCCGGGGACGCGGCGGACCGTGTCTTCCTGCTGGCGCACGGCAAGGTCGAGAAGGTCGGCACCGGCCCGTACGGGGACGAGACGGTGCTCGGGGTCCATGCCGACGGAGCCTACTTCGGCGACCACGCCCTGATCGACGGCGACGCCGTCTGGGAGTACACGGCCCGTGCCGTCACCGCCTGCACGGTGCTGACGCTGAGGCGGGCCGACGTGCTGAATCTCGCCGAGCGCGCGGATTCACTCCGCACCCATCTCGCCGGACTGCTCAGCATTCCGCAGCAGCGCACCAACAAGTACGGCGAGGCGGAGATCGATCTCTCCGCCGGCCATGTCGGCGAAGCCGTGGTCCCGCACACGTACGTGGACTATGAATCGGCGCCGCGTGAGTACGAACTGAGCGTCGCCCAGACCGTGCTGAAGGTCCACAGCCGGGTCGCCGACCTCTACAACCAGCCGATGAACCAGACCGAGCAGCAGTTGCGGCTCACGGTCGAGGCGCTGCGCGAGCGCCAGGAGCACGAGCTGATCAACAACCGCGAGTTCGGACTGCTCAACAACTGCGACTACGGGCAGCGCCTCCAGCCGCACGACGGGGCGCCCAGCCCCGACGACATGGACGAACTGCTCTCGCGCCGCCGCGGCTCGAAGCTCTTCCTCGCGCATCCGCGGGCCATCGCCGCATTCGGCCGTGAATGCAACAAGCGCGGTCTGGTCCCGGAGAGCGTGGAGGTCGGCGGCCACCATGTGCCGGCCTGGCGAGGCGTACCGATCTTCCCGTCCAACAAGATCCCGGTCACCGACGCCCGGACCACGTCGATCATCTGCATGAGGACGGGTGAGGCCGAGCAGGGCGTCATCGGACTCCAGCAGACCGGCATCCCCGACGAGATCGAGCCCAGCCTGTCGGTCCGGTTCATGGGCATCGACGAGCAGGCGATCATCTCCTACCTGGTGACGGCCTACTACTCCGCAGCCATCCTCGTACCGGACGCCCTCGGCGTACTGGAAAACGTCGAGGTCAGCCGCTGGCGGTAG
- a CDS encoding RrF2 family transcriptional regulator — MRLTRFTDVALRVLMRLAVVENEDPPTTREVAATMQVPYTHTAKVVAKLQHLGLIEARRGRGGGLSLTGAGRTASIGGLVRKLEGPGDVVECEGATPCPLRSACRLRGALHRAEEAFYASLDPITVTELVASPTGPLLIGISSGRPAAD; from the coding sequence ATGCGGCTGACGAGATTCACCGACGTGGCGCTGCGCGTACTGATGCGCCTCGCCGTCGTGGAGAACGAGGACCCGCCGACCACCCGGGAGGTGGCGGCGACCATGCAGGTGCCGTACACCCACACCGCGAAGGTCGTCGCCAAGCTCCAGCACCTCGGCCTCATCGAGGCGCGCCGGGGCCGCGGCGGCGGACTCAGCCTCACCGGAGCGGGCCGGACCGCCTCGATCGGCGGACTCGTCCGGAAGCTGGAGGGACCCGGCGACGTCGTCGAGTGCGAGGGCGCCACCCCCTGCCCCCTGCGGTCGGCCTGCCGGCTGCGCGGCGCCCTGCACCGGGCGGAGGAGGCCTTCTACGCCTCGCTCGATCCGATCACCGTCACCGAACTCGTCGCCTCCCCCACCGGACCGCTGCTCATCGGCATCAGCAGCGGCCGCCCGGCCGCCGACTGA
- a CDS encoding globin domain-containing protein encodes MLSATSTATVRATLPAVGAAIGDIADLFYRKLFDAHPELLRDLFNRGNQASGAQRQALAGSIAAFATQLVEHPDTRPDVMLSRIAHKHASLGVTAAQYDIVHAHLFAAIAEVLGDAVTPQVAAAWDEVYWLMAGALISIEERLYAQQGVVAGDVWREWEVTTRIEETADVATFQLRPADGAPAPAFRPGQYVSVQVELPDGARQIRQYSLSSAPGSPLRSITVKRVHGGGSPDGEVSRHLHAEVGAGDRLRVSAPYGDLVLDSADAPLLLASAGIGCTPMLSMLEHLAATGHRAPVTVVHGDRSPADHAMRTDHALLTGKLPDAIAHFWYETPEPGHPADRTGRVDLSGLAIAPGTHAYLCGPLPFMRAVRTQLLAKGVPAADIHYEVFGPDLWLAQG; translated from the coding sequence ATGCTCTCCGCGACGTCGACCGCCACCGTCCGTGCCACCCTCCCCGCCGTGGGAGCGGCCATCGGAGACATCGCCGATCTCTTCTACCGCAAGCTCTTCGACGCCCACCCCGAGCTGCTGCGTGACCTCTTCAACCGCGGCAACCAGGCGTCCGGCGCCCAGCGCCAGGCTCTCGCAGGCTCCATCGCCGCCTTCGCGACCCAGCTGGTCGAGCACCCGGACACCCGCCCCGACGTGATGCTCAGCCGGATCGCGCACAAGCACGCCTCGCTCGGCGTCACCGCCGCGCAGTACGACATCGTGCACGCCCATCTGTTCGCCGCCATCGCCGAGGTGCTCGGCGACGCGGTCACCCCGCAGGTCGCCGCCGCCTGGGACGAGGTCTACTGGCTGATGGCGGGCGCCCTGATCTCGATCGAGGAGCGGCTGTACGCACAGCAGGGCGTCGTCGCCGGTGACGTGTGGCGCGAGTGGGAGGTGACCACCCGGATCGAGGAGACGGCGGATGTCGCCACCTTCCAGCTCCGCCCGGCAGACGGCGCACCCGCCCCCGCCTTCCGCCCCGGCCAGTACGTCTCCGTACAGGTGGAACTCCCCGACGGGGCCCGCCAGATCCGCCAGTACAGCCTCTCCAGCGCCCCCGGCTCCCCGCTCCGCTCGATCACCGTCAAGCGGGTGCACGGCGGCGGCTCGCCCGACGGCGAGGTCTCCCGTCATCTGCACGCCGAGGTCGGAGCGGGCGACCGGCTGCGCGTCTCCGCCCCGTACGGCGATCTCGTACTCGACTCCGCCGACGCCCCGCTCCTGCTCGCCTCCGCGGGCATCGGCTGCACCCCGATGCTGTCGATGCTGGAACACCTCGCGGCGACCGGACACCGCGCCCCGGTCACCGTCGTGCACGGCGACCGCTCCCCCGCCGACCACGCGATGCGCACCGACCACGCCCTGCTCACCGGCAAACTCCCCGACGCCATCGCCCACTTCTGGTACGAGACCCCGGAGCCCGGCCACCCCGCCGACCGCACCGGCCGGGTCGACCTGAGCGGCCTCGCGATCGCCCCCGGCACCCACGCCTACCTCTGCGGACCACTGCCCTTCATGCGCGCCGTACGTACCCAGTTGCTGGCCAAGGGCGTCCCGGCGGCGGACATCCACTACGAGGTGTTCGGCCCCGACCTGTGGCTCGCCCAGGGCTGA
- a CDS encoding VOC family protein: protein MIGHLWTTVIDCPDPSALAAFYEKLLSLSRLEDTPEFVVLGSTSGTEVVAFQKVDDYRRPQWSDPEHPQQMHIDVMVTDLDVAEPQVLALGATLLDGSDKPIGYRVYADPVGHPFCLVTPQEETEGI, encoded by the coding sequence ATGATCGGACATCTGTGGACCACCGTCATCGACTGCCCCGACCCGTCCGCGCTCGCCGCCTTCTACGAGAAACTGCTGTCGCTCTCACGACTGGAGGACACTCCTGAGTTCGTCGTGCTCGGTAGCACGTCAGGTACGGAAGTCGTGGCGTTTCAAAAGGTCGACGACTACCGGCGGCCGCAATGGTCCGACCCTGAACACCCCCAACAGATGCACATTGACGTCATGGTCACGGATCTCGACGTAGCTGAGCCACAGGTACTTGCACTGGGCGCCACACTGCTTGACGGGTCAGACAAGCCAATCGGGTACCGGGTGTACGCCGACCCCGTCGGCCACCCCTTCTGTCTCGTCACTCCCCAGGAAGAAACCGAAGGCATCTGA